A region from the Inhella inkyongensis genome encodes:
- the xrtB gene encoding exosortase B: MSLTPVSWHSTGLGESDVQPTRTELHWRLGLLLLGLAMLYLPTFADLARTVWASDEQGHGPIILSVSLWLIWRKRDQLLNLPSVHGGAGAWGLLAFALVVYLLGRTQAVLLFEVGSLSLLLTGLLLLFWGRPGLALMAFPLLFLLFMIPLPGALVATVTGPLKSGVSAVAEFLLFHAGYPVGRSGVVLSVGPYQLLVADACAGLSSLFTLEALGLLYLNLMQHSAPLRNLALAILIVPISFLANVVRVMILVLVTYHYGDAAGQGFVHSFAGMVLFIVGLFMMLAVDALLGRWLPAAKPVDGGLR; encoded by the coding sequence ATGTCCCTCACGCCCGTGAGCTGGCACTCCACCGGGTTGGGCGAATCCGATGTCCAGCCCACGCGGACGGAACTGCATTGGCGTCTCGGACTGCTCCTGCTGGGCCTGGCGATGCTCTATTTGCCCACCTTTGCGGATCTGGCGCGCACGGTCTGGGCCTCAGATGAGCAGGGGCATGGCCCGATCATCTTGAGCGTCAGTCTTTGGCTGATCTGGCGCAAGCGCGATCAGCTGCTCAACCTGCCCTCCGTTCACGGGGGCGCAGGAGCTTGGGGACTGCTGGCCTTTGCCCTTGTGGTCTACCTGCTGGGCCGCACCCAGGCCGTTCTGCTGTTCGAGGTGGGCTCGCTGAGCCTGCTGCTGACTGGCTTGCTGCTGTTGTTCTGGGGGCGTCCTGGCTTGGCGCTGATGGCTTTCCCTTTGCTGTTCCTACTTTTCATGATCCCGCTGCCGGGCGCCCTGGTGGCCACGGTCACCGGTCCGTTGAAGTCCGGGGTTTCTGCCGTGGCCGAGTTCCTGCTGTTCCATGCCGGCTATCCGGTCGGGCGCAGCGGCGTGGTCCTGTCCGTCGGGCCCTACCAGTTGCTGGTCGCCGACGCCTGTGCCGGTCTGAGTTCGCTGTTCACGCTGGAAGCGCTGGGTTTGCTCTACCTGAATCTCATGCAGCACAGTGCGCCGCTGCGCAATTTGGCGCTGGCGATCCTGATCGTTCCCATCAGCTTTTTGGCCAATGTCGTGCGGGTGATGATCCTGGTCCTGGTGACCTATCACTATGGCGATGCCGCCGGCCAGGGTTTCGTGCACAGCTTTGCCGGCATGGTGCTGTTCATCGTCGGCCTGTTCATGATGCTGGCGGTCGATGCCTTGCTGGGGCGCTGGTTGCCGGCGGCCAAGCCTGTCGATGGAGGTTTGCGGTGA
- the epsI gene encoding exosortase-associated protein EpsI, B-type produces MSPDRRRAVGAMVMMAGAAGAAHVGRPTVKLADRLGGIDLERAFPARFADWQIDPTIPVLLPAADVQAKLDAIYNQVLSRSYVSARGERVMLSVAYGGDQSDGMSIHLPEVCYPAQGFELRDKQAGELQLAGRRLPIHRLTTALGARIEQVTYWITIGEAVAPSRSRQKLIQIGYGLRGLIPDGMLVRISSIDRDASQAFQMQARFAQDLAAAIPDALAPRVLGRRGN; encoded by the coding sequence GTGAGCCCGGATCGTCGTCGGGCCGTGGGCGCCATGGTCATGATGGCGGGAGCTGCGGGTGCGGCCCATGTCGGCCGGCCGACGGTGAAGCTGGCCGACCGCTTGGGGGGCATTGATCTGGAGCGAGCTTTTCCAGCGCGTTTTGCTGACTGGCAGATCGATCCGACGATTCCGGTCCTGTTACCGGCGGCCGATGTGCAGGCCAAGCTCGATGCCATCTACAACCAGGTGCTGAGCCGCAGCTATGTGAGTGCACGAGGTGAGCGGGTGATGTTGTCGGTCGCCTATGGGGGCGATCAAAGTGACGGCATGAGCATCCACCTGCCGGAGGTCTGCTATCCCGCGCAGGGCTTCGAGCTCCGAGACAAACAGGCCGGTGAATTACAGCTGGCCGGGCGCCGCTTGCCGATCCACCGGCTGACGACGGCGCTGGGGGCGCGCATCGAGCAGGTGACCTACTGGATCACAATCGGCGAGGCGGTGGCTCCGTCACGCAGCCGGCAGAAGCTGATTCAGATCGGCTATGGCCTGCGCGGCTTGATACCCGATGGCATGTTGGTGCGAATTTCCAGCATCGACCGTGACGCCAGCCAGGCGTTTCAGATGCAGGCCCGCTTCGCCCAGGACCTGGCGGCAGCGATTCCTGATGCACTGGCGCCCAGGGTGCTGGGCCGGCGGGGCAACTGA
- a CDS encoding glycosyltransferase — MFTEPTSIPGSPPQRFLYSTAETHPCTRADVAVLFGKYLPRFGVQTDLVGVHVSHAPPPWPGGARWTLRGAARGARRHGVSVLADFRMLWLARRGYAGVIVRDKVVGALFGLLAARLAGVPFFYWMSFPMVEAWALFVRQRRGQVGWLRWLAAQLRATLLRGLLYRVILPRADHLFAQSEVMVGQLRAKGLAGERISAVPMGVDVELLNRVEAAGEEAAEPSMQTPVFAYLGTLNRLRGPELMIEALALLRERGVDARLLLIGDAEEEADRRWLREQIQRHGLEQQVEITGWLPTQEGWRRCATAVAGLSPFPRTELLESASPTKLVEYFFLGLPVIANDQPDQAALMRAAGGTCAQLSAEGFAGAMQALLAQPEAHRAIAAAGRAWVLRTRSYAGLAQQVAQQLGACVRRP, encoded by the coding sequence ATGTTCACTGAACCGACCTCCATCCCGGGGAGCCCGCCGCAGCGCTTTCTGTATTCGACGGCGGAGACCCATCCCTGCACGCGCGCCGATGTCGCGGTGCTGTTCGGCAAGTATTTGCCGCGCTTTGGCGTGCAGACGGACCTGGTGGGTGTTCATGTGAGCCATGCGCCGCCGCCCTGGCCCGGTGGCGCCAGATGGACCCTGCGCGGCGCGGCGCGTGGCGCGCGCCGCCACGGGGTCAGCGTGCTGGCCGACTTCCGCATGCTCTGGCTGGCGCGCCGAGGCTATGCCGGTGTCATCGTGCGTGACAAGGTCGTGGGGGCGTTGTTCGGTCTGCTGGCAGCGCGGCTTGCCGGTGTGCCATTTTTTTACTGGATGTCCTTCCCGATGGTGGAGGCCTGGGCGCTGTTTGTGCGTCAGCGTCGGGGCCAGGTGGGCTGGCTGCGCTGGCTGGCTGCGCAGCTTCGCGCCACCTTGCTGCGCGGTTTGCTCTACCGCGTGATCCTGCCGCGTGCCGACCATCTGTTCGCGCAGAGCGAAGTGATGGTGGGGCAGCTGCGGGCGAAGGGCTTGGCGGGCGAGCGAATCAGCGCCGTGCCGATGGGGGTGGATGTGGAACTGCTCAACCGGGTGGAAGCGGCCGGCGAGGAGGCTGCAGAGCCGTCCATGCAGACGCCAGTCTTTGCCTATTTGGGCACCCTGAATCGATTGCGTGGCCCCGAACTGATGATTGAGGCCTTGGCACTGCTGCGGGAACGGGGCGTGGACGCGCGCCTGCTGCTGATTGGCGACGCCGAGGAAGAGGCTGACCGTCGCTGGCTGCGCGAGCAGATCCAGCGCCATGGCTTGGAGCAACAGGTTGAAATCACCGGATGGCTGCCCACCCAGGAGGGTTGGCGGCGCTGTGCAACGGCGGTCGCGGGGCTCTCGCCATTTCCGCGCACGGAGCTGCTGGAGTCCGCCTCGCCCACCAAGTTGGTGGAGTATTTCTTTCTGGGCCTGCCGGTGATCGCCAATGATCAGCCCGACCAGGCTGCCTTGATGCGGGCGGCGGGGGGGACGTGCGCGCAACTGAGCGCCGAGGGCTTTGCCGGCGCCATGCAAGCGCTGCTGGCGCAACCCGAGGCGCACCGGGCCATCGCTGCGGCAGGGCGTGCCTGGGTGCTGCGCACCCGCAGCTATGCGGGCCTGGCGCAACAGGTGGCTCAGCAGCTGGGCGCCTGCGTGCGCAGGCCTTGA
- a CDS encoding oligosaccharide flippase family protein, translating to MDGPYSLARLRRGVLHFLAGKVLSAALSLAALLLLARLLSTADYGRYVALVALVELGLGLASLGLDWVAGRYVPEYRVRASAVRLARFIVQLAGLQALLLALLGLLLWSVAEPLAAWLGLGSQALPAIHLYSLYLFLEGLSRVLRDQMLGHLLLQGRAQLALLVRHGVAVGACVGIWLLEQRADLVLVASIEVGATALGLLLAALGLGLALRAERSEVEGATCTWTEPPLSEMRRLALNSYASLLMSIPTRPQVLMLLVTRLAGAEAAALFGFARALSEQVLRFLPAELLLGFLRPALVARYLEARDFADLNLQTKRLLLVSLMVLAPVLCLALAQGPMVLSVLGGVGFAPAAPLLALLLMGVALLSHRRMLEFIANSVGQPEVIRRASALMWVAPLGAAGLLILHAPLWTVPVPMLLGELLFGWRAGNALRAAGFGYVAPVAGTVRSLVALAAAALPLSLLQVGAQPGVWTLLGVGLMGAALTLCALALVRPLDAASLAALRGLLRKNSGSAHDTAL from the coding sequence ATGGACGGGCCTTACTCACTCGCCCGGTTGCGCCGCGGTGTGCTGCACTTCCTGGCCGGCAAGGTGCTCAGCGCCGCCCTGAGTCTGGCGGCGCTGCTGCTGCTGGCGCGGCTGCTGTCGACGGCCGATTACGGTCGTTATGTGGCCTTGGTTGCCCTGGTGGAGTTGGGCCTGGGTCTAGCCAGCCTGGGGCTGGATTGGGTCGCTGGACGCTATGTTCCCGAATACCGGGTGCGGGCCAGCGCGGTGCGGCTGGCACGATTCATCGTGCAGCTGGCAGGCTTGCAAGCGTTGTTGCTGGCCTTGCTGGGTTTGCTGCTGTGGTCCGTTGCGGAACCCTTGGCGGCTTGGCTGGGGCTGGGCAGCCAGGCCCTGCCTGCAATCCATTTGTACAGCCTCTATCTGTTCCTTGAGGGCCTGAGTCGGGTGCTGCGGGATCAAATGCTCGGCCATTTGCTTTTGCAAGGGCGCGCGCAGTTGGCCCTTCTGGTGCGTCATGGGGTCGCGGTGGGCGCCTGCGTCGGGATCTGGCTGCTTGAGCAGCGCGCCGACCTGGTGCTCGTGGCATCGATTGAAGTGGGGGCCACGGCGCTGGGCCTGTTGTTGGCCGCTCTGGGTTTGGGCTTGGCGTTGCGAGCTGAGCGCAGTGAGGTGGAGGGGGCGACCTGTACTTGGACTGAGCCGCCCCTGAGTGAGATGCGCAGGCTGGCGCTCAACAGCTATGCGAGCCTGCTGATGAGCATTCCCACGCGACCCCAAGTGCTGATGCTGCTGGTCACCCGCCTGGCCGGCGCCGAGGCCGCGGCGCTGTTCGGGTTTGCGCGGGCGCTCTCTGAGCAGGTCTTGCGCTTCCTGCCCGCCGAGCTGCTGCTGGGTTTCCTGCGTCCGGCGCTCGTCGCTCGCTATCTGGAAGCTCGCGATTTCGCGGACCTCAATCTGCAGACCAAGCGCTTGCTCCTGGTGAGCCTGATGGTGCTGGCGCCTGTGCTGTGTCTGGCCCTGGCTCAGGGCCCCATGGTTCTGAGTGTGCTGGGGGGCGTGGGATTCGCGCCTGCGGCTCCGTTGCTGGCCCTGCTGCTGATGGGCGTGGCACTTCTGAGCCACCGACGCATGCTGGAGTTCATCGCCAATTCGGTGGGGCAGCCGGAGGTCATTCGTCGGGCCAGCGCCCTGATGTGGGTGGCACCCCTTGGAGCTGCTGGCTTGCTGATCCTGCATGCGCCACTTTGGACGGTGCCGGTGCCCATGCTGCTCGGCGAGCTGCTCTTTGGCTGGCGGGCCGGCAATGCGCTGCGTGCGGCAGGGTTCGGCTATGTGGCCCCGGTGGCGGGTACGGTGCGCAGCCTCGTCGCCCTGGCGGCGGCGGCGCTGCCGCTCTCTTTGCTGCAGGTGGGCGCACAGCCGGGTGTCTGGACGCTGCTGGGGGTGGGCTTGATGGGAGCTGCCCTGACCCTTTGCGCACTGGCGCTGGTGCGTCCGCTGGATGCCGCATCGCTTGCGGCGCTGCGCGGTTTGCTGCGCAAGAACTCGGGATCCGCGCATGACACCGCCCTCTGA
- a CDS encoding glycosyltransferase family 4 protein — translation MTPPSDHSAGRWPLCVMVGPAPQAQGGVASVIALLLQAGLLEDEEVVFVASHGPGPRWRKLCIALRAWTRYLLWLMQGRAAVLHVHVSSHASFWRKASFMVLARLFRRRIVFQLHGGGFRTFYESRSRPVRWIIRRTLMQADELLCLSASAVAWLRAEVPSTRPHWWPNPVSAALIKQIPQAQTERPPHLLFLGALLPAKGVLELLRAFSELRCADGRARLLIAGTGPQERQLREQVTDLGLDEAVDFLGWVTGEQKLACMRRARLLVLPSHLEQQPMVLLEAMALGTALVATRVGGVPDIVRDGVDGILVEPGDSAQLAAALKDLWSDAELRQSLAQSARARVQDVHLAARVADQSRRLYRELAGGQSRQPK, via the coding sequence ATGACACCGCCCTCTGATCACTCTGCAGGGCGTTGGCCCCTCTGCGTGATGGTCGGACCTGCGCCGCAGGCGCAAGGTGGCGTGGCCAGCGTGATTGCGCTGCTGCTGCAGGCCGGTTTGCTCGAGGACGAAGAGGTGGTCTTTGTGGCCAGCCATGGCCCTGGCCCGCGCTGGCGCAAGTTGTGCATTGCGCTGCGGGCCTGGACCCGCTACCTGCTGTGGTTGATGCAAGGCCGCGCCGCCGTCCTGCATGTCCATGTTTCCTCGCACGCGAGCTTCTGGCGCAAGGCATCGTTCATGGTCCTGGCGCGCCTGTTCCGGCGACGGATCGTGTTTCAGCTGCATGGCGGGGGCTTTCGCACGTTCTATGAATCGCGCTCCCGGCCGGTACGCTGGATCATCCGCCGGACCTTGATGCAGGCCGATGAATTGCTCTGCCTTTCGGCCTCAGCGGTGGCTTGGTTGCGTGCCGAAGTCCCTTCGACGCGGCCGCATTGGTGGCCGAATCCGGTTTCCGCAGCCCTGATCAAGCAAATCCCGCAGGCGCAGACAGAGCGCCCGCCCCATCTGCTCTTTCTCGGTGCCTTGCTGCCGGCCAAAGGCGTGTTGGAGTTGTTGAGAGCCTTCTCTGAGCTCCGTTGTGCAGATGGCCGAGCCCGCTTGTTGATCGCGGGCACGGGGCCTCAGGAGCGGCAGCTCAGAGAGCAAGTGACGGACCTGGGCCTGGACGAGGCGGTGGACTTCCTGGGCTGGGTGACAGGCGAACAAAAATTGGCGTGCATGCGCCGCGCGCGATTGCTCGTTCTCCCCTCGCACCTGGAACAACAGCCTATGGTGCTGCTCGAAGCCATGGCGCTTGGAACTGCCCTGGTGGCGACCCGGGTGGGTGGCGTTCCAGACATCGTCAGAGACGGAGTCGATGGCATCCTGGTGGAGCCGGGTGACTCGGCGCAGCTCGCGGCCGCACTCAAAGACCTTTGGAGTGACGCGGAGTTGCGCCAGAGCCTGGCACAAAGCGCGCGAGCCCGCGTGCAGGACGTGCACCTAGCCGCACGGGTGGCGGATCAATCACGCCGGCTCTACCGGGAACTGGCTGGCGGACAGAGCCGTCAGCCGAAGTGA
- a CDS encoding serine acetyltransferase encodes MKADVVRQFGHASAFLVLRAFVMRRTFRPVLTLRLCQAASRQWLGRCLALPVLRLLHRWSTGTACMDLPWSTRIGPGLAITHGWGLVINENAQIGANVTLFHGVTLGRSDRIGADGVRVSAYPVLEDEVWVGPHAVIVGGVTIGRGSRIAAGAVVTRDVPAHSMVVGNPATITKERVISDVMNAAEIPSLPTGTATEV; translated from the coding sequence GTGAAAGCCGATGTGGTTCGGCAGTTTGGCCATGCCAGTGCGTTCCTGGTGCTCCGCGCATTTGTGATGCGCCGAACTTTTCGTCCGGTGTTGACGCTGCGCCTATGCCAGGCTGCGAGCCGCCAATGGCTGGGTCGTTGCCTGGCCTTGCCTGTTCTGCGCTTGCTTCATCGGTGGTCGACCGGGACAGCCTGCATGGATCTGCCTTGGAGCACCCGTATCGGTCCCGGCCTTGCCATCACGCATGGTTGGGGCTTGGTGATCAATGAAAACGCACAGATCGGCGCCAACGTGACCTTGTTCCACGGCGTGACCCTCGGTCGAAGCGACCGCATCGGTGCTGATGGCGTGCGGGTGTCCGCTTATCCGGTCCTGGAGGATGAGGTATGGGTTGGACCGCACGCCGTGATCGTGGGGGGCGTCACGATCGGGCGGGGCAGCAGGATTGCGGCCGGCGCGGTCGTCACCCGCGACGTCCCGGCGCATTCGATGGTGGTCGGCAATCCCGCCACCATCACAAAGGAGCGAGTGATCTCGGATGTGATGAACGCGGCAGAGATCCCATCGCTTCCGACCGGCACGGCGACGGAGGTCTGA
- a CDS encoding phenylacetate--CoA ligase family protein — MSLDLRYRLIDLARGTDSIGLLKELRCWQFESPQSLARREAASMRSYFDQLRQTVPQFAAVERFEDLPVIDKHYINQHHASLMNAAYPGRRVRKKTGGSTGEPLVYFTGVEAQSYLWAGLFLAWEVAGYRLGEPVAFLAGSSLFGTGIKQKVYYGLLNVTLMSAFDMSRAQLDAYGEALDRGGIRLLYGYASAIHQLALHWRALGRKPKNRLRAVVCTAELLTLQMRADIEEVLGAPCFSQYGCNDAGVSAFECEHRKGFHLISTRCHAEVLEDGRLIATDLANTAMFMPRYDTGDRVRLSDRMCACGRGFPLIDEVLGRQNDVVLDPAGGSVHSEFFTHLFREDQRIQSFQVLFDERSLRVNLHSSADAAEQALMAERYSGCIQQSLRFPIFELVFNQPYARLANAKHRFVMRAPRA, encoded by the coding sequence ATGAGCCTGGATCTGCGATACCGCCTGATCGACCTCGCTCGCGGCACGGACAGCATCGGTTTGCTCAAGGAACTCAGGTGCTGGCAGTTCGAGTCGCCGCAGAGTCTGGCCAGGCGCGAGGCCGCATCCATGCGGAGCTATTTCGACCAGTTGCGCCAGACCGTCCCGCAGTTCGCCGCAGTCGAGCGCTTCGAAGACCTGCCGGTGATTGACAAGCACTACATCAATCAGCACCACGCCTCGTTGATGAATGCGGCCTACCCGGGGAGGAGGGTGCGGAAGAAGACGGGTGGATCGACCGGCGAGCCGCTCGTCTATTTCACCGGGGTGGAGGCGCAGTCCTACCTCTGGGCGGGCTTGTTCCTCGCCTGGGAGGTGGCCGGCTACCGCCTCGGAGAGCCGGTCGCCTTTTTGGCGGGCTCCTCTCTATTCGGTACCGGCATCAAGCAAAAGGTGTACTACGGACTGCTGAATGTCACGCTGATGTCGGCCTTCGACATGTCGCGCGCGCAGCTGGATGCCTATGGCGAGGCGCTGGATCGTGGTGGCATTCGCTTGCTCTATGGCTACGCCTCGGCCATCCATCAGCTGGCGCTGCATTGGCGCGCGCTTGGGCGCAAGCCAAAGAACCGTTTGCGGGCGGTGGTCTGCACCGCCGAACTGTTGACGCTGCAAATGCGTGCCGACATTGAGGAGGTGCTGGGCGCTCCCTGCTTCAGTCAGTACGGCTGCAACGATGCCGGCGTCTCCGCCTTTGAGTGCGAGCACAGGAAGGGCTTCCACCTGATCTCCACGCGCTGTCATGCCGAAGTGCTGGAGGATGGCCGTCTGATTGCGACCGATTTGGCCAATACGGCGATGTTCATGCCGCGCTACGACACCGGGGACCGGGTCCGCCTATCAGACCGGATGTGCGCCTGTGGCCGGGGCTTCCCGCTGATCGACGAGGTGCTGGGGCGGCAGAACGATGTGGTGCTGGACCCCGCCGGCGGCAGCGTGCATTCGGAGTTCTTTACGCATCTGTTCCGCGAGGACCAGCGCATCCAGTCCTTTCAGGTGCTGTTCGATGAACGCAGCCTGCGGGTGAATCTGCACAGCAGCGCCGACGCCGCCGAGCAGGCCCTGATGGCCGAACGGTATAGCGGCTGCATTCAGCAGAGCCTGCGTTTCCCCATCTTCGAGCTGGTGTTCAACCAACCCTATGCGCGGTTGGCCAATGCCAAGCACCGTTTTGTGATGCGCGCGCCGCGCGCGTAG
- a CDS encoding heparinase II/III domain-containing protein — protein sequence MTVHSPAAVVRKGSVLLPLALGLLLAGCQQPKQRDVDVEEIHRDPPAISGACPALVADWLQRMPSAERRIEPADCTRLAATPLFAWGEPKDRMSGTPFVLNVRRAGGAVVSSRTGLLEPRARLDQALSVGDYEWAVSYTSTSGNSVNTQWRRFGIEQLTRTLTSNLGTNAQSSANATSAFELPDGQAMVSLVAARSRPRMLAAGSSYAAIRSASLQGDHLPVLAALRSRCSWLGSLALPTNPDTANSATARNLVQTARTERFNIETLALVGQLDSNATLLAQAKARLLSLAAWSPSGLSSEEKAVQANREIYLALAQGIDLLGSTLTSSERSTVALSLRARVLKAANSLSLLDRVPYDAISQTNLRYITQALMLSLGLAEFPEAQAQLVRFWDLNLSQANLWSSDGSFGNGIAYAWYNLNSAAPFAAAVRVISGVNLYRLSHYARMGEQLIAFTAPNWPQTSAFGDEQENRQLYDFYSPSSYRLHAQQTRSPLDAWYWQAKPGNLSKPSDVNVWQLLLLGADNSPLPAPSAPSVNDWFSPDTGLAALHMDIKRGDRTSVFFRASRHGLYAHSQADQNALVYVSQGQPLLVNAGYYPYYNSPHHKNTRASRFKNTLSFDGGFGQSENAANLGVRPGDPIQSMDANGALIRTQSLGTLSAVTGDATAAYRALDLARFVWRPTLSNAVRSVVMDKANGVTLVYDWATSDVPRQWELNFHSPNSFAVNAATVSAQNGGASVCMDRYGPATGFSQTQAWEVAPETNLPAQAHARFATLSKSVEFAHLMVLRDGCRNLPVQVTQSGTLVSVVVAGRQIAQFDKRALGLTP from the coding sequence ATGACCGTTCACAGTCCTGCCGCCGTTGTGCGCAAGGGGTCTGTTTTGTTGCCGTTGGCGCTCGGGTTGCTGCTCGCCGGCTGCCAACAGCCGAAACAGCGAGACGTGGATGTGGAGGAAATTCATCGCGATCCGCCGGCCATCAGTGGCGCCTGCCCCGCGCTGGTTGCCGACTGGCTCCAGCGCATGCCCAGCGCAGAGCGGCGTATCGAACCCGCCGACTGCACCCGCCTTGCAGCAACCCCACTGTTTGCCTGGGGCGAACCCAAGGACCGCATGAGTGGCACCCCCTTTGTGCTGAACGTGCGCCGGGCCGGTGGCGCCGTGGTGTCCAGCCGCACCGGACTGCTGGAGCCGCGCGCGCGCCTCGACCAGGCCTTGTCGGTCGGCGACTACGAATGGGCGGTCAGCTATACCAGCACCAGCGGCAACTCGGTCAATACGCAGTGGCGTCGCTTCGGCATTGAACAGCTGACTCGCACCCTGACGTCCAACCTCGGAACTAACGCGCAAAGCTCTGCGAACGCCACCAGCGCCTTCGAGCTACCAGATGGCCAGGCCATGGTGAGCCTGGTCGCGGCCCGCAGCCGTCCGCGCATGCTGGCAGCTGGCAGCAGCTATGCCGCCATTCGCAGTGCCAGCCTGCAAGGGGACCACCTGCCGGTGCTGGCGGCCCTGCGCAGCCGCTGCAGCTGGCTGGGGTCGCTGGCCCTGCCCACCAACCCCGATACCGCCAATTCAGCCACGGCACGCAACCTGGTGCAGACCGCTCGGACGGAGCGCTTCAATATCGAGACCCTTGCGCTGGTGGGGCAGCTGGACAGCAATGCCACCCTGTTGGCACAGGCAAAGGCCAGGCTGCTGTCCTTGGCCGCCTGGTCTCCTTCCGGACTGAGCAGCGAGGAAAAGGCCGTGCAAGCCAACCGCGAGATCTACCTCGCGCTGGCCCAGGGCATCGACCTGCTCGGATCGACTCTGACGAGCAGCGAACGCAGCACCGTCGCGCTGTCGCTGCGCGCCCGCGTTCTCAAGGCGGCCAACTCGCTGAGCCTGCTCGATCGCGTGCCTTACGACGCGATCAGCCAGACCAATCTGCGCTACATCACACAGGCGCTGATGCTCAGCCTGGGCCTGGCCGAATTCCCGGAGGCACAGGCCCAGCTGGTCCGTTTCTGGGATCTGAATCTGAGCCAGGCCAACCTTTGGAGCAGCGACGGCAGCTTCGGCAACGGCATCGCCTACGCCTGGTACAACCTGAATTCGGCGGCTCCCTTCGCCGCAGCGGTGCGCGTCATCAGCGGCGTCAACCTCTATCGCTTGAGCCACTACGCGCGCATGGGTGAACAGCTGATCGCCTTCACTGCGCCCAACTGGCCGCAGACCAGCGCCTTCGGCGACGAACAGGAGAACCGCCAGCTCTACGACTTCTACAGCCCATCCAGCTACCGCCTGCACGCACAGCAGACGCGCAGTCCACTGGACGCCTGGTACTGGCAGGCCAAGCCAGGCAATCTCAGCAAGCCGAGCGACGTCAACGTCTGGCAACTCCTGCTGCTGGGAGCCGACAACAGCCCCCTGCCGGCACCCAGCGCGCCGTCCGTCAATGACTGGTTCTCACCGGATACCGGTTTGGCCGCCCTGCACATGGACATCAAGCGGGGCGACCGCACTTCGGTTTTCTTCCGCGCCAGCCGCCATGGCCTGTACGCCCACTCGCAGGCCGATCAGAACGCCCTCGTCTATGTGTCCCAGGGACAGCCGCTGCTCGTCAACGCGGGCTACTACCCCTACTACAACAGCCCGCATCACAAGAACACCCGCGCCTCCCGCTTCAAGAACACCTTGAGCTTTGACGGCGGCTTCGGCCAGAGTGAAAACGCAGCCAACCTCGGCGTGCGGCCAGGCGATCCCATCCAAAGCATGGACGCCAACGGCGCCCTGATCCGCACCCAGAGCCTGGGCACGCTCTCTGCCGTCACCGGTGACGCCACTGCGGCCTACCGGGCGCTGGACCTGGCACGCTTCGTCTGGCGCCCGACGCTCAGCAATGCCGTGCGCAGCGTGGTGATGGACAAGGCCAACGGCGTCACCCTGGTCTACGACTGGGCCACCAGCGATGTGCCGCGCCAGTGGGAGCTCAACTTCCATTCGCCGAACAGCTTCGCAGTCAATGCCGCCACCGTGAGTGCACAGAACGGCGGCGCGTCGGTCTGCATGGACCGGTATGGCCCGGCCACCGGCTTCAGCCAAACCCAGGCTTGGGAAGTGGCGCCCGAAACCAACTTGCCCGCGCAGGCCCATGCGCGCTTTGCCACCTTGAGCAAGAGCGTCGAGTTCGCCCATCTGATGGTGCTGCGCGACGGCTGCCGCAACCTGCCCGTCCAGGTGACACAGAGCGGCACCCTGGTCAGCGTGGTGGTCGCTGGACGCCAGATTGCGCAATTCGACAAACGCGCGCTCGGCCTGACGCCGTAG